The DNA segment CGGGGAGCAGTTTTCGTCCTTCCGCGCGATGCAAAACACGATCATCTTTTTGCAGGGGTACGAGATCTCTTTGAACCTTGCGCTGAAAATCTATCGCACCTACGAGGGCTTGACCGAGCAGATCATTCGAAATAATCCCTTTCGCCTGATCGAAGACGTGGACGGGGTGGGCTTTTCCACCGCCGATATGCTCGCGCTTCAAATGGGGATCGAGAAGGACAGCACTTTCCGCATAAGCGCGGCGATCGTCCACGTCCTCAAAACGTCGGCTTCCACCAAGGGGCATACCTATCTTCCGATCGGAATGCTCGTCCGCGAGACGATGAAACTTCTCGGTTTCGACGGAGAGAAGGAAAGCGCGGTCTTGACCGTCCTCGACGAAATGCAACTGGACGGAACGGTCGTCTACCTGAACGATCTTCATATGAACGGCGTTATGCTGTCTTCCTATCACAACCTCGAAAAGAATATCGCGAAGACCCTTCTTCGCATTATGGAGTCGAGCAGCGACCTCGACCTCAATCTCGAACGGGAGATCGAGCAATTCGAAAAGCGCGAGAACGTCAAGCTCCACCCCTCGCAAAAAGAGGCGGTGACGGCGGCGGTGAACAGCGGCTGCGTCGTCATTTCCGGCGGCCCCGGGACGGGCAAAACGACGATCATCAAATGCATTATCGAGATCCTGCGTCAAGAGGGCTATTCTTTCGCGTTGACCGCGCCGACGGGGCGGGCGGCGAAAAGGATGAGCGAGGCGACGGGATCGGAAGCGAAGACCATCCATCGCCTTCTCGACATTCATTCGAGCGATTATTATTCGGGGACGAAGATCGACGCGGACGTCATCATCGTGGACGAGATCAGTATGGCGGACGAATATATTTTCAACGCCCTTCTTCGCGCCGTTCCGCAAGGAGGAAAGATCGTCCTCGTCGGCGATAAGGATCAGCTTCCGTCCGTCGGGGCGGGCAACGTCCTATCGGATATCATCGCCTCGCAGAAGATCCCCGTAAAATACCTGACGCATATCTATCGCCAATCGGCGGACAGCAATATCGCGATCTACGCGCATATGATCAACGGAGGCAACGTCCCCGAGTTCGATAACGGGAGCCGCGACTTTTTCTTCGATAACGTAAAAGAAGGCGAAAGCGTCGTAAAGGACGTGATCTCGCTTTGCACCGAGCGTTTGCCACGCTATTTCGGACTGGACGCGTCGGATGTGCAAGTCCTCGCGCCCCTGAAAAAAGGAGACGGCGGCGTCGAAGATCTGAACGCCGAGCTGCAAAAGGTTTTGAACGCGCCCTCGCAGGAGAAAAAGGAGATCGCGCACGGCGATCGCGTCTTCCGCGAAGGGGATCGCGTGATCCACACCGTCAATAATTATCACCTCGGTTGGATCCTTCCCTCGGGCGGCGGCTACGAGGCGGGCGAAGGCGTCTTCAACGGCGATATCGGAAAGATCCTCGAAGTCGATAAAGCGGAAGCGCAGGTCAAAGTCCGTTTCGAGGACGGCAAGATCGCGACCTACACCTCGGGCGATATCGATCAGCTTTCTCTCGCCTACGCGATCAGCGTCCATAAAAGCCAAGGCTCGGAATTCCCGATCGCGGTCGTCGCGTTTAACCGCTATAACCCGATCGTGACGTCGCGCAATCTTCTTTACACGGCGATCACCCGCGCGCGCCGCGCCGTCGTCCTCGTCGGAAACAAAGGAGACGTCGTCCGAATGATCAAGAATAACTACACGGAAAAGAGGCATACCGCCTTGTCCCGCTTCCTGACGCAAAATGAAATTTGACCCGAGAAAACTGCTTTCCGCGCTCTTCGTGTCGGAGTATAACTGCCTGTTCTGCGGAAGGGAACTCGCGGGCAAGACC comes from the Clostridia bacterium genome and includes:
- a CDS encoding ATP-dependent RecD-like DNA helicase, whose amino-acid sequence is MELVGTIESIIFRNAENGYSVVGVSTPKRVTCVGVFPPVTEGERVVMSGDYVVNRNFGEQFKVVAVKVSPPTNRESMIKYLSGGLFKGIGEVTAKNIVSHFGEKTFEVIEFTPLELVKVRGVSRQKAESIGEQFSSFRAMQNTIIFLQGYEISLNLALKIYRTYEGLTEQIIRNNPFRLIEDVDGVGFSTADMLALQMGIEKDSTFRISAAIVHVLKTSASTKGHTYLPIGMLVRETMKLLGFDGEKESAVLTVLDEMQLDGTVVYLNDLHMNGVMLSSYHNLEKNIAKTLLRIMESSSDLDLNLEREIEQFEKRENVKLHPSQKEAVTAAVNSGCVVISGGPGTGKTTIIKCIIEILRQEGYSFALTAPTGRAAKRMSEATGSEAKTIHRLLDIHSSDYYSGTKIDADVIIVDEISMADEYIFNALLRAVPQGGKIVLVGDKDQLPSVGAGNVLSDIIASQKIPVKYLTHIYRQSADSNIAIYAHMINGGNVPEFDNGSRDFFFDNVKEGESVVKDVISLCTERLPRYFGLDASDVQVLAPLKKGDGGVEDLNAELQKVLNAPSQEKKEIAHGDRVFREGDRVIHTVNNYHLGWILPSGGGYEAGEGVFNGDIGKILEVDKAEAQVKVRFEDGKIATYTSGDIDQLSLAYAISVHKSQGSEFPIAVVAFNRYNPIVTSRNLLYTAITRARRAVVLVGNKGDVVRMIKNNYTEKRHTALSRFLTQNEI